Proteins encoded together in one Anticarsia gemmatalis isolate Benzon Research Colony breed Stoneville strain chromosome 1, ilAntGemm2 primary, whole genome shotgun sequence window:
- the RpL19 gene encoding ribosomal protein L19 — MSSLKLQKRLAASVMRCGKKKVWLDPNEINEIANTNSRQNIRKMIKDGLVIKKPVAVHSRARVRKNTEARRKGRHCGFGKRRGTANARMPQKELWVQRQRVLRKLLLKYRTAKKIDRHLYHALYMKAKGNVFKNKRVLMEYIHRKKAEKARTKMLSDQAEARRNKVKEARKRREERIAAKKEELLQTFAREDEAAVTAKK; from the exons ATGAG TTCCCTCAAGCTGCAGAAGAGGCTTGCAGCCTCTGTTATGCGATGCGGTAAAAAGAAGGTGTGGCTTGATCCCAATGAGATCAATGAAATCGCAAACACCAACTCCA GACAGAACATCCGTAAGATGATCAAGGATGGTCTCGTCATCAAGAAGCCTGTAGCTGTACATTCCCGCGCCCGTGTCCGCAAGAACACAGAGGCTAGAAGAAAGGGACGTCACTGCGGCTTTGGTAAAAGAAGGGGTACGGCTAATGCCCGTATGCCACAGAAA GAACTCTGGGTCCAAAGACAAAGGGTTCTCCGTAAGCTGCTCCTCAAATACAGAACAGCAAAGAAGATTGACAGGCATCTATACCATGCCCTGTACATGAAGGCAAAGGGTAATGTGTTCAAGAACAAGCGTGTGCTTATGGAGTACATCCACAGGAAGAAGGCTGAGAAGGCTAGGACTAAGATGCTtag TGACCAGGCTGAGGCCCGCCGTAACAAAGTGAAGGAGGCGCGCAAACGCCGCGAAGAGCGCATCGCCGCCAAGAAGGAGGAGCTCCTGCAGACCTTCGCGCGGGAGGATGAGGCCGCCGTCACCGCTAAGAAGTGA
- the LOC142987662 gene encoding acyl-coenzyme A oxidase 1-like, which produces MSDSTKVNVDLQREREKCTFNTLELTNLLDGGPQMTEERRRQEETVLKEGIHIEEVPSEYLSHKEKYELAVKKACLLFKLIRRLQEEQNTGMENFRAVLGGSLGAAILQDGSPLTLHYVMFIPTLMGQASVEQQAYWIGRAFNLDIIGTYAQTELGHGTFIRGLETTATYDPKTKEFVLHSPTLTSYKWWPGGLAHTANYCIVMAQLYTNGQCHGIHPFIVQLRDEETHIPLPGIKVGEIGAKLGMNGTNNGFLGFEQVRIPREHMLMKNCQVLEDGTYVKSPSSKLTYGTMMFVRVVLVKDMCNYIAKAVTIATRYSAVRRQSQPKPNEPEPQILDYLTQQHKLMVGIATAHAFQLSAEWIWNMYNNVTAELEAGDLERLPELHALSCCLKAVTTADAVEVVERCRLACGGHGYMLASNLPLTYGHVTAACTYEGENTVLLLQTARYLVKAWQQAAGGNSLPPTVSYLTRVSATRRSPPWDNSVDGIIRGFEMVAAGKIGVCVANIEKRQKSGMSYEDAWNMTSVQLTQASDAHCRVFVLTSYYEETDRQCKNVSPQLREVLLQLVDLYVIYWALQRLGDLLRFTSISERDIEKLQNRYEELLIKLRPNAVGLVDSFDLRDEILHSALGAYDGRVYERLMAEALKSPLNAEPVNQSFHKYLKPFMQGKL; this is translated from the exons ATGAGTGATTCTACCAAAGTTAATGTGGATTTACAAAGAGAAAGGGAGAAATGTACTTTCAATACATTGGAACTAACAAATTTGTTAGATGGAGGCCCTCAAATGACTGAAGAAAGGAGAAGACAAg AGGAGACCGTCTTAAAAGAAGGCATTCACATCGAAGAAGTGCCTTCAGAGTACCTGAGTCATAAAGAAAAGTACGAACTGGCTGTGAAGAAAGCATGCTTACTCTTCAAACTTATTCGAAGACTGCAGGAGGAACAGAACACTGGCATGGAAAACTTCAG GGCGGTACTAGGTGGTTCTCTCGGAGCAGCCATTCTTCAAGACGGCTCTCCCCTCACTCTTCACTATGTGATGTTCATTCCTACGCTCATGGGACAAGCGTCGGTGGAACAGCAAGCCTACTGGATCGGCAGGGCTTTCAATCTTGACATCATTGGTACTTATGCACAG aCTGAGTTGGGCCACGGCACTTTCATCCGTGGTCTGGAGACTACAGCTACCTACGACCCGAAGACCAAAGAGTTTGTACTGCACAGTCCTACACTCACTTCCTACAAATGGTGGCCTGGTGGTT tgGCACATACAGCCAATTACTGCATAGTAATGGCCCAACTTTACACCAACGGCCAATGTCATGGGATCCACCCGTTCATCGTCCAGCTAAGAGACGAGGAGACGCACATACCGCTGCCAGGTATCAAAGTGGGGGAGATTGGCGCCAAGCTTGGCATGAATGGCACCAACAATGGGTTTCTCGGCTTCGAACAAGTCAGGATACCGAGGGAACATATGCTCATGAAAAATTGTCAGGTTTTGGAG GACGGTACATACGTAAAGTCTCCTAGCTCGAAGCTGACATACGGTACGATGATGTTCGTCCGCGTGGTGCTCGTCAAGGACATGTGCAACTACATCGCGAAGGCCGTCACCATCGCCACCCGGTACTCCGCCGTGAGGAGGCAGTCGCAGCCTAAACCTAA TGAGCCGGAGCCCCAGATCCTCGACTACTTAACCCAGCAGCACAAGCTGATGGTTGGCATAGCAACCGCGCACGCGTTCCAGCTGAGCGCTGAGTGGATATGGAACATGTACAACAATGTCACCGCTGAACTCGAAGCGGGAGACTTGGAGAGACTGCCTGAA TTGCACGCGCTGTCGTGCTGCCTGAAGGCGGTGACGACGGCGGACGCGGTGGAGGTGGTGGAGCGCTGTCGCCTGGCGTGCGGCGGCCACGGCTACATGCTGGCCTCCAACCTGCCGCTCACGTACGGACACGTCACCGCCGCCTGCACCTACGAGGGCGAGAACACCGTGCTGCTGCTGCAGACTGCCAG ATACCTAGTGAAGGCGTGGCAGCAGGCGGCGGGCGGCAACTCTCTGCCGCCCACGGTGTCGTACCTGACGCGGGTGAGCGCCACGCGCCGCTCGCCGCCGTGGGACAACAGCGTCGACGGCATCATCAGAGGCTTCGAAATGGTCGCCGCCGG taaGATCGGAGTGTGCGTGGCGAACATCGAGAAGCGTCAGAAGAGCGGGATGTCGTACGAAGACGCGTGGAACATGACCTCTGTGCAACTTACACAGGCTTCCGat GCGCATTGTCGTGTATTCGTGCTAACTTCGTACTACGAGGAGACGGACCGTCAGTGCAAGAACGTGTCGCCGCAGTTACGAGAAGTGTTGTTGCAGTTAGTCGACCTGTACGTCATCTACTGGGCTCTTCAGAGGCTTGGAGACTTGCTACGa TTCACATCAATATCGGAGCGTGACATAGAGAAGCTACAGAACAGATATGAGGAGTTACTTATAAAGCTGAGACCTAATGCCGTTGGACTCGTCGATTCCTTCGACCTACGTGACGAG aTACTTCACTCAGCGCTAGGCGCGTACGACGGTCGCGTGTACGAGCGCCTGATGGCGGAGGCGCTCAAGAGTCCCCTCAACGCGGAGCCTGTCAACCAGAGCTTCCACAAGTATCTTAAACCGTTCATGCAGGGAAAACTGTGA
- the LOC142987645 gene encoding uncharacterized protein LOC142987645 — protein MEILLDFKKICRACLSDTGPMKELFSVCTPEVYEYCTSVEVLKDDTLPKQLCQPCVELLKKAYYFKQSAIRSNVIIKQQGLIEQQQVKLEENQINDNEIIEINAAEITGDLLTQSIAADNEIVVVDQSMEPAEIIRRIRRKRERARPLKKRTRMKCPKCEKSFQKYENFEAHMRSHFGKKPDIKCDHCDKTFPTLRNLHSHSRTHTGVRKYQCLTCGKSFAYLNVLKNHELIHMGEKRHVCHICDAKFVQRYNLKTHIRTHSNEQNYICGQCGKKFSQAGNLKIHLIRHTGIKNIACQLCDMRFYVKSDLFKHMRSHSEDKPFSCEYCDKTFKSNSFKVVHMRTHTGERPYSCDLCPKSFMARKDMRNHRMIHTGEKPHKCQLCDQAFIQKCALNRHMKGHMQKDNEKPQNILIRARLQSGEYAQWQDV, from the exons ATGGAGATTTTATTAGATTTCAAAAAGATTTGCCGTGCCTGTTTATCGGACACGGGTCCTATGAAAGAACTGTTTTCGGTTTGTACACCTGAGGTTTATGAGTACTGCACGTCTGTGGAG GTTTTAAAAGACGATACTTTACCAAAACAACTATGTCAACCTTGTGTGGAGTTGTTGAAGAAAGCCTATTACTTCAAACAGTCTGCAATCAGATccaatgttattataaaacaacaagGTTTAATagaa CAACAACAGGTGAAACTGGAAGAGAACCAAATAAATGACAatgaaataatagaaataaatgctGCCGAGATAACTGGTGACTTGTTGACTCAGAGCATCGCAGCTGACAATGAGATTGTTGTGGTTGACCAGTCCATGGAACCTGCAGAGATTATCAG AAGAATACGTAGAAAAAGAGAACGGGCTAGACCTTTGAAGAAAAGAACAAGAATGAAATGTCCAAAATGTGAGAAATCATTTcagaaatatgaaaatttcGAGGCACATATGAGAAGTCATTTTGGAAAGAAG CCGGACATAAAGTGCGATCACTGTGACAAAACATTCCCAACTTTGCGCAATCTCCACAGTCATTCAAGAACCCACACTGGTGTTAGGAAATACCAATGTCTGACTTGCGGGAAGAGCTTTGCGTACCTCAATGTACTAAAGAACCATGAATTGATACATATGGGTGAGAAGAGACATGTCTGTCATATATGTGATGCTAAGTTTGTGCAGAGATATAATCTCAAG actCATATAAGAACACATAGTAATGAACAGAACTACATTTGCGGGCAATGCGGTAAGAAGTTCTCCCAGGCTGGTAATCTGAAGATACACTTAATAAGGCATACTGGTATTAAGAACATAGCCTGCCAGTTATGTGACATGAGGTTTTATGTTAAg AGTGATTTGTTCAAACACATGCGGTCTCATTCCGAAGACAAACCGTTTTCGTGCGAGTATTGCGACAAAACTTTCAAGAGTAACAGCTTCAAAGTGGTTCATATGAGAACACATACAG gTGAACGTCCTTACTCCTGCGATCTTTGTCCGAAGAGTTTCATGGCACGTAAAGATATGAGGAATCATAGGATGATTCACACCGGTGAGAAGCCTCACAAATGTCAACTTTGTGATCAAGCGTTTATACAAAAGTGTGCTCTAAACAGACACATGAAAGGGCACATGCAGAAGGACAATGAGAAACCACAGAATATATTGATAAGAGCGCGGTTACAAAGCGGGGAGTATGCGCAATGGCAGGATGTGTGA
- the Galk gene encoding N-acetylgalactosamine kinase, producing MNCNNSSDEVPITKIVNNERINRLKNRFSEEFGSKPLFFVRVPGRVNLIGEHIDYCGYPVLPMALEQDILIAAGLIKTPQLHIRNINDKYSNFDTEIKRCDDIEIVSDPNGKPFWYNYILCGVKGGLEFLSDNIVNGLQLCVDGTIPPASGLSSSSALVSAACLALLHAQNVPLSKTDIASLCAKSERYIGTQGGGMDQAIAFLAKKNCAQYITWQPLRATPIALSENAAFVVAHSLAEANKAATNDYNRRVIECRLSAKIIASCAGAVTDNKIITLSQVQNKLDNTLEDMVKLVHEYLPKELYTKAEICEILDVSEEDLEKLYFTANTKHLTEFKLKQRALHVYEEAIRVEEFRKHCSQAVHNGNGSNGCNGMTETNGSIVHKNGSSDDIINILGRLMSDSHKSLKELYECSHPNLDQLVNISKEMGVHSRLTGAGWGGCIISICPKEKVDKYIDTLIESFYMKYCNVNKEEARSYVFATTPNHGAEIFVC from the coding sequence ATGAACTGCAACAATTCCAGTGATGAAGTGCCTATTACTAAAATAGTGAATAATGAGAGGATAAACCGATTGAAGAATAGGTTTAGTGAAGAATTTGGAAGTAAACCATTGTTTTTTGTCAGAGTGCCGGGCCGCGTAAATCTTATTGGTGAGCACATCGATTATTGCGGCTACCCGGTGTTGCCCATGGCGTTAGAACAGGATATACTAATAGCTGCTGGATTAATAAAAACACCACAACTGCATATTCGAAACATCAATGATAAATATAGCAATTTTGatactgaaataaaaagatGTGACGACATTGAAATAGTTTCAGACCCGAACGGCAAGCCATTttggtataattatattttgtgtggAGTAAAGGGTGGACTAGAATTTTTAAGCGACAATATCGTTAATGGACTGCAGTTGTGCGTGGATGGCACCATACCTCCGGCCTCTGGTCTCTCAAGCTCGTCGGCATTAGTGAGTGCGGCATGTTTGGCTTTGCTGCACGCACAAAATGTTCCTCTGAGTAAAACTGACATTGCATCATTATGTGCGAAAAGTGAGAGATATATTGGTACTCAGGGAGGTGGAATGGATCAGGCAATAGCGTTTCTAGCGAAAAAGAACTGCGCTCAGTACATAACATGGCAACCCCTGCGGGCTACACCGATAGCTCTTTCAGAAAATGCTGCCTTTGTGGTGGCCCACAGTTTGGCGGAGGCGAATAAAGCAGCAACAAATGATTATAACAGACGCGTGATAGAATGCCGGCTGTCAGCTAAAATTATAGCTTCATGTGCAGGTGCAGTCActgataacaaaattattactcTTAGTCAAGTGCAAAACAAACTTGATAATACTTTGGAAGATATGGTTAAACTCGTACATGAGTATTTACCTAAAGAGTTATATACAAAGGCAGAAATATGTGAGATATTGGATGTAAGTGAAGAAGATTTGGAAAAATTGTACTTCACCGCAAACACGAAACACTTGACGGAGTTTAAATTGAAGCAACGCGCCCTTCACGTATACGAGGAAGCGATACGAGTAGAGGAATTTCGTAAGCATTGCTCGCAAGCCGTTCATAATGGTAACGGGAGTAACGGCTGCAATGGCATGACTGAGACAAATGGATCCATTGTTCATAAGAATGGTAGCAGCGACGATATTATAAACATCCTTGGACGACTAATGTCGGACAGTCACAAGAGCTTGAAAGAACTGTACGAATGCTCTCACCCTAATTTGGATCAGTTGGTGAATATATCAAAGGAAATGGGCGTTCACTCTCGTTTGACTGGTGCGGGATGGGGAGGGTGCATCATATCGATATGTCCAAAAGAGAAAGTAGACAAATATATTGATACGTTGATAGAaagtttttatatgaaatactgtaatgtaaataaagaaGAGGCGCGCTCTTATGTGTTTGCTACTACACCGAACCATGGTGCTGAAATATTCGTGtgttag
- the LOC142987176 gene encoding 14 kDa phosphohistidine phosphatase-like has product MSATLDGVPKVEIEPTGVFKYVMIKVHDTKHPNVEPVTIIRGIQLSYHSDIYDVVQEKLQPLDCEPIGGGRISHDPENKKIFIYGYSQSYGRADHELTAKLIKKAYPDYSISITDDEY; this is encoded by the exons ATGTCGGCGACACTCGACGGTGTACCCAAGGTGGAAATTGAGCCGACTGGCGTATTCAAATATGTTATGATAAAGGTCCATGACACTAAACACCCAAATGTCGAACCAGTCACCATAATTCGAGGCATTCAGCTCTCATACCATTCTGATATTTATGATGTG GTCCAAGAGAAGTTACAACCCTTAGATTGTGAGCCGATTGGTGGAGGAAGAATATCCCATGACcctgaaaataagaaaatctttatttatggTTATTCTCAAAGTTACGGCAGAGCTGATCATGAACTTACAGCCAAGTTAATTAAGAAAGCTTACCCAGACTATTCAATTAGTATCACTGATGATGAATATTGA
- the LOC142987653 gene encoding uncharacterized protein LOC142987653 isoform X2 — translation MANINQLCRACLITKESFTYTLFDNVSPNVYCFCTSVEVFEDEELPRSICNTCYELIAKYSEFKQKCIQSQDTLLSYKKSLKCETDFVNIDTKAERVSHDDKLKTEIVDISVKLEELEEVQDYLETEELAEDTIVTNKIVQKRKSKKHVKLKKSNVTEISTKNKRKKYTYTCDLCRKKFNYKERFEAHKLEHEGKPVSIHCSPCGKTFMTWSGLKRHNESEHTLINLESLKCKTCGKIYKSRQTLKMHEKTHGERRLSVCDVCGRGFTTPVILRAHLETHKENRERRFTCEHCGKKFFTNTILMCHVTRRHTGRRFICQICSYPFTDKYNLAKHLLIHDGKKLYKCDICDKSYATPSTLLEHKRIHSGERPFICSYCPKGFVSKKRLTDHIRIHTGDKPYKCTVCDQRFTQRGTLKRHMKVHDRIVPAIN, via the exons atggcaaatataaatcaattgtGTCGTGCCTGTCTTATAACAAAAGAATCTTTTACATACACATTGTTTGATAACGTATCTCCTAATGTTTATTGTTTCTGTACATCGGTCGAA GTGTTCGAAGATGAAGAATTGCCGCGGTCAATTTGTAATACGTGTTATGAACTTATCGCAAAGTATTCTGAATTTAAACAGAAATGTATACAGTCACAGGACACACTACTCAGTTACAAAAAGTCCTTAAAATGTGAGACAGATTTTGTTAATATTGATACAAAAGCTGAAAGAGTGTCTCATGATGATAAACTGAAGACTGAAATAGTTGACATTTCAGTAAAACTTGAGGAACTGGAGGAAGTTCAAG ATTATTTGGAAACTGAAGAATTAGCTGAGGATActatagtaacaaataaaatagtacaaaagag GAAAtcaaaaaaacatgtaaaattgAAAAAGTCCAATGTAACAGAAATAAGTACAAAGaacaagagaaaaaaatatacatacacatgTGATCTATGCCGTAAAAAGTTTAACTACAAGGAAAGATTTGAAGCACATAAACTTGAACATGAAGGCAAGCCT GTTTCCATTCACTGTTCTCCTTGTGGCAAAACTTTTATGACATGGAGTGGTTTGAAGAGGCACAATGAGAGTGAGCACACACTCATAAACCTTGAGAGCCTGAAGTGCAAGACTTGTGGAAAGATTTACAAAAGCCGACAGACTTTGAAAATGCATGAAAAAACACATGGAGAGAGAAGATTAAGTGTTTGTGATGTGTGTGGCAGGGGGTTCACTACACCTGTTATTTTAAGG GCACATCTGGAAACTCACAAAGAGAACAGGGAACGTCGCTTCACTTGCGAACACTGCGGGAAGAAGTTCTTTACAAATACCATTCTAATGTGTCATGTGACAAGGCGACACACTGGCCGACGATTTATATGTCAAATTTGTTCCTACCCTTTTACAGACAAATACAACTTGGCTAAACATTTACTAATACATGATGGTAAGAAGTTATATAAATGCGACATTTGCGACAAATCTTACGCAACGCCCTCTACTTTGCTGGAACATAAACGGATTCACTCTGGGGAGAGGCcatttatttgtagttattgTCCAAAAGGCTTCGTGTCTAAAAAGAGATTAACAGATCATATAAGAATCCATACGGGAGATAAACCTTATAAGTGCACTGTTTGTGATCAAAGGTTTACTCAGAGAGGAACATTGAAGAGACATATGAAGGTTCATGATAGAATTGTTCCTGCAATCAATTGA
- the LOC142987653 gene encoding uncharacterized protein LOC142987653 isoform X1, translating into MANINQLCRACLITKESFTYTLFDNVSPNVYCFCTSVEVFEDEELPRSICNTCYELIAKYSEFKQKCIQSQDTLLSYKKSLKCETDFVNIDTKAERVSHDDKLKTEIVDISVKLEELEEVQVLDYLETEELAEDTIVTNKIVQKRKSKKHVKLKKSNVTEISTKNKRKKYTYTCDLCRKKFNYKERFEAHKLEHEGKPVSIHCSPCGKTFMTWSGLKRHNESEHTLINLESLKCKTCGKIYKSRQTLKMHEKTHGERRLSVCDVCGRGFTTPVILRAHLETHKENRERRFTCEHCGKKFFTNTILMCHVTRRHTGRRFICQICSYPFTDKYNLAKHLLIHDGKKLYKCDICDKSYATPSTLLEHKRIHSGERPFICSYCPKGFVSKKRLTDHIRIHTGDKPYKCTVCDQRFTQRGTLKRHMKVHDRIVPAIN; encoded by the exons atggcaaatataaatcaattgtGTCGTGCCTGTCTTATAACAAAAGAATCTTTTACATACACATTGTTTGATAACGTATCTCCTAATGTTTATTGTTTCTGTACATCGGTCGAA GTGTTCGAAGATGAAGAATTGCCGCGGTCAATTTGTAATACGTGTTATGAACTTATCGCAAAGTATTCTGAATTTAAACAGAAATGTATACAGTCACAGGACACACTACTCAGTTACAAAAAGTCCTTAAAATGTGAGACAGATTTTGTTAATATTGATACAAAAGCTGAAAGAGTGTCTCATGATGATAAACTGAAGACTGAAATAGTTGACATTTCAGTAAAACTTGAGGAACTGGAGGAAGTTCAAG TTTTAGATTATTTGGAAACTGAAGAATTAGCTGAGGATActatagtaacaaataaaatagtacaaaagag GAAAtcaaaaaaacatgtaaaattgAAAAAGTCCAATGTAACAGAAATAAGTACAAAGaacaagagaaaaaaatatacatacacatgTGATCTATGCCGTAAAAAGTTTAACTACAAGGAAAGATTTGAAGCACATAAACTTGAACATGAAGGCAAGCCT GTTTCCATTCACTGTTCTCCTTGTGGCAAAACTTTTATGACATGGAGTGGTTTGAAGAGGCACAATGAGAGTGAGCACACACTCATAAACCTTGAGAGCCTGAAGTGCAAGACTTGTGGAAAGATTTACAAAAGCCGACAGACTTTGAAAATGCATGAAAAAACACATGGAGAGAGAAGATTAAGTGTTTGTGATGTGTGTGGCAGGGGGTTCACTACACCTGTTATTTTAAGG GCACATCTGGAAACTCACAAAGAGAACAGGGAACGTCGCTTCACTTGCGAACACTGCGGGAAGAAGTTCTTTACAAATACCATTCTAATGTGTCATGTGACAAGGCGACACACTGGCCGACGATTTATATGTCAAATTTGTTCCTACCCTTTTACAGACAAATACAACTTGGCTAAACATTTACTAATACATGATGGTAAGAAGTTATATAAATGCGACATTTGCGACAAATCTTACGCAACGCCCTCTACTTTGCTGGAACATAAACGGATTCACTCTGGGGAGAGGCcatttatttgtagttattgTCCAAAAGGCTTCGTGTCTAAAAAGAGATTAACAGATCATATAAGAATCCATACGGGAGATAAACCTTATAAGTGCACTGTTTGTGATCAAAGGTTTACTCAGAGAGGAACATTGAAGAGACATATGAAGGTTCATGATAGAATTGTTCCTGCAATCAATTGA